A stretch of the Cucurbita pepo subsp. pepo cultivar mu-cu-16 chromosome LG16, ASM280686v2, whole genome shotgun sequence genome encodes the following:
- the LOC111776823 gene encoding putative E3 ubiquitin-protein ligase XBAT31: protein MGQGLSCGASHENGLFSAVQCGDLAMVEVFLKNKPSLLLNTTLYDRQSPLHIAAANGQIEILSLLLERSVNPDLLNRHKQTPLMLAAMHGKISCLRKLLEVGANILKFDSLNGRTCLHYAAYYGHFDCLEAILSAAQSSPVAASWGFVRFVNIRDGKGATPLHLAARQRRPECIHFLLDNGALVGASTGGYGCQGSTPLHLAARGGSLDCIRELLAWGADRLQRDSSGRIPYVIAMKHKHGTCAALLNPSSTEPLVWPSPLKFINELNQEAKALLEQALMEANREREKSILKTNSHEFSSPSHSDAVDDSLSEISDGDAELCSICFEQPSTIEVENCGHVMCAQCTLSLCCHSKPNPATACLTPPVCPFCRSNIIHLVVKKTKTKEEVDDHETNNSKQRKGRKSHNFSEGGSSSFKGLSSMTSFGKISGGRSSGRIAAEEDQFVDKLG, encoded by the exons atgggcCAGGGGCTGAGTTGCGGTGCGAGTCATGAGAATGGATTGTTTAGTGCTGTGCAGTGTGGAGATTTGGCGATGGTTGAAGTTTTCTTGAAGAACAAACCATCTCTGTTGCTTAATACCACTCTTTATGATCGTCAATCTCCGCTTCATATTGCCGCTGCAAATGGTCAGATCGAG ATCCTCTCTTTGCTTTTGGAACGATCTGTTAATCCGGATTTGTTGAATCGTCACAAACAG ACTCCGCTTATGTTGGCAGCAATGCATGGGAAGATCTCCTGTTTGAGGAAGCTCCTTGAAGTTGGAGCAAAT ATTTTGAAGTTTGATTCCCTTAACGGGCGAACTTGCTTGCATTATGCTGCTTATTATGGCCATTTTGATTGCCTAGAAGCCATTCTTTCTGCAGCTCAATCAAGCCCTGTAGCTGCTTCCTG GGGATTTGTACGATTTGTGAATATTAGAGATGGTAAGGGAGCAACCCCTTTGCACTTAGCAGCTCGTCAAAGACGACCTGAATGCATTCATTTTCTGTTGGATAATGGAGCTCTTGTTGGTGCTTCAACTGGTGGATATGG ATGCCAAGGAAGTACACCCCTTCATTTGGCAGCCCGTGGGGGGTCTTTGGATTGCATTAGGGAATTGTTGGCTTGGGGTGCAGATCGTCTTCAAAGAGATTCCTCTGG GAGAATTCCTTATGTAATTGCTATGAAGCATAAACATGGAACCTGTGCAGCCTTGCTGAATCCTTCATCCACTGAGCCGCTTGTTTGGCCATCACCCTTGAAATTTATCAATGAGCTTAATCAAGAAGCAAAAGCTTTATTAGAACAGGCTTTAATGGAGGCCAacagggagagagagaagagcaTCTTGAAGACAAATTCTCATGAATTTTCCTCTCCATCACATTCTGATGCAGTGGACGACAGTTTGTCTGAG ATCAGTGATGGAGATGCAGAGCTATGCTCCATTTGCTTTGAGCAACCTTCCACAATTGAAGTCGAAAACTGTGGCCATGTCATGTGTGCTCAATGCACTCTTTCCCTTTGCTGCCATAGCAAACCGAACCCAGCCACGGCGTGCTTGACGCCTCCGGTTTGCCCGTTTTGCCGAAGCAACATTATCCACTTAGTTGTCaagaaaactaaaacaaaGGAGGAAGTTGACGACCATGAAACCAACAACTCCAAGCAGAGAAAGGGAAGGAAGTCCCACAACTTCAGTGAAGGTGGCAGTAGTAGCTTCAAAGGGTTATCGTCGATGACCTCATTTGGGAAGATCAGCGGTGGTCGGAGCTCAGGACGAATAGCTGCAGAAGAGGATCAATTCGTTGATAAGCTTGGTTAA